Proteins found in one Pseudomonas sp. P8_241 genomic segment:
- a CDS encoding peptidoglycan DD-metalloendopeptidase family protein: MTKESSKAPPLYPKTHLLAASGIAALLSLALLVFPSSDVEAKKTTLSLELESPAEQLTQDQDVAEAVEATNESAASPFAQIENSAEEPQETAEAAPAPAPVTVAVAEEKKLDSHREVTVAKGDTLSTLFEKVGLPTTAVKEVLASDKQAKQFSQLKRGQKLEFELGPDGQLTSLHSKISDLETITLSKNDKGYTFNRITAKPTVRSAYVHGVINSSLSQSAARAGLSHSLTMDMASVFGYDVDFAQDIRQGDEFDVIYEQKVVNGKAVGNGPILSARFTNRGKTYTAVRYTNKQGNSSYYTADGNSMRKAFIRTPVDFARISSKFSMGRKHPILNKIRAHKGVDYAAPRGTPIKAAGDGKVLLAGRRGGYGNTVIIQHGNTYRTLYGHMQGFAKGVKTGGTVKQGQVIGYIGTTGLSTGPHLHYEFQVNGVHVDPLGQKVAMADPISKGERARFLAQSQPLMARMDQEKSTQLASARR, encoded by the coding sequence GTTGAAGCCAAAAAGACGACCCTGAGTCTTGAACTGGAAAGCCCTGCTGAACAACTGACACAAGATCAAGACGTCGCTGAAGCCGTCGAAGCCACAAATGAGTCAGCAGCTTCTCCTTTCGCACAGATTGAAAACAGCGCAGAAGAGCCACAGGAAACCGCTGAAGCCGCGCCAGCACCTGCTCCCGTGACAGTAGCGGTCGCTGAAGAAAAGAAGCTCGATAGCCACAGGGAAGTGACCGTTGCCAAAGGCGACACGCTCTCTACCCTGTTCGAAAAAGTAGGCCTTCCAACCACTGCCGTGAAAGAAGTACTCGCCAGTGACAAGCAGGCCAAGCAGTTCAGCCAACTCAAGCGCGGGCAGAAACTTGAATTCGAACTGGGCCCGGACGGCCAACTGACCAGCCTGCACAGTAAAATCAGCGATCTGGAAACCATCACCCTGTCCAAGAACGACAAGGGTTACACGTTCAACCGCATTACTGCCAAACCCACCGTGCGCTCAGCCTATGTACATGGCGTGATCAACAGCTCGCTATCGCAGTCCGCGGCTCGAGCCGGCCTGTCCCATAGCCTGACCATGGATATGGCCAGCGTATTTGGCTACGACGTTGACTTTGCCCAGGATATTCGACAGGGCGACGAGTTTGACGTGATCTACGAGCAGAAGGTTGTCAACGGCAAGGCTGTCGGCAATGGCCCAATCCTGTCCGCACGCTTCACCAACCGCGGCAAGACCTACACTGCCGTGCGATACACCAACAAACAAGGCAACAGCAGCTACTACACCGCTGACGGCAATAGTATGCGCAAGGCGTTCATTCGTACGCCGGTGGACTTCGCCCGTATCAGTTCCAAGTTCTCCATGGGCCGCAAACACCCGATCCTGAACAAGATCCGCGCCCACAAAGGTGTCGACTACGCAGCGCCGCGCGGCACCCCCATCAAGGCCGCCGGTGACGGCAAAGTCTTGCTCGCCGGCCGCCGTGGCGGTTACGGCAATACGGTCATCATTCAGCATGGCAACACCTACCGCACGCTGTATGGCCACATGCAGGGCTTCGCCAAAGGCGTCAAGACTGGCGGCACGGTCAAGCAAGGTCAGGTCATTGGTTATATCGGCACCACTGGCCTCTCCACGGGACCGCACTTGCACTATGAGTTCCAGGTCAATGGCGTGCACGTTGATCCGCTGGGCCAGAAAGTAGCAATGGCCGATCCAATTTCCAAAGGCGAGCGTGCGCGCTTCCTTGCTCAGAGCCAACCGCTGATGGCGCGCATGGATCAGGAAAAATCCACCCAGCTAGCCTCGGCCAGGCGCTAA
- a CDS encoding anhydro-N-acetylmuramic acid kinase: protein MSLYIGVMSGTSLDGLDIALIEQSPAIKLVATHYIPMPDSLRAELLGLCVSGADEIARSAVAQQNWVKLAAQGINALLTQQQLKPQSIRAIGSHGQTIRHEPARGFTVQIGNPALLTELTGITVVSDFRSRDVAAGGQGAPLVPAFHEALFEERTGHRAVLNVGGFSNLSLIEPGKPVAGFDCGPGNVLMDAWINQHRGDNYDRGGQWAASGKIEPDLLKALLSDSFFVTQGPKSTGREVFNLPWLMQHLAHLPSFAAEDVQATLLELTALTIIESLQSAQLDTQELLVCGGGAHNAALMSRLSSLLPNAKVSSTAIYGVDPDWVEAMAFAWLAHCCLEGIAANRPSVTGARGLRVLGAIYPA, encoded by the coding sequence ATGTCGCTCTATATAGGCGTGATGTCCGGGACCAGCCTTGATGGCCTGGACATAGCGCTGATCGAGCAATCCCCGGCGATCAAACTGGTCGCCACCCACTACATCCCAATGCCCGATTCACTGCGTGCCGAGCTGCTTGGCTTGTGCGTCAGTGGGGCGGACGAGATTGCCCGCTCTGCCGTGGCCCAGCAAAACTGGGTAAAGCTGGCTGCACAGGGCATTAACGCCCTCCTGACTCAACAGCAGCTCAAGCCTCAAAGCATTCGAGCGATTGGCAGCCACGGCCAGACCATTCGCCATGAGCCCGCACGAGGCTTCACGGTGCAGATAGGTAATCCCGCCCTGCTGACAGAGCTCACCGGCATCACGGTAGTCAGCGATTTCCGCAGCCGCGACGTCGCCGCTGGCGGTCAAGGCGCACCGCTGGTACCCGCCTTTCACGAAGCCCTGTTCGAAGAGCGCACCGGCCATCGCGCAGTGCTTAATGTTGGTGGCTTCAGTAATCTCAGCCTGATCGAGCCCGGAAAACCTGTAGCCGGCTTCGACTGCGGTCCAGGGAATGTGCTGATGGATGCGTGGATCAATCAGCATCGTGGCGACAATTACGACCGTGGCGGCCAATGGGCGGCCAGTGGAAAGATCGAACCTGATCTGCTGAAGGCACTGCTCAGTGATTCATTCTTTGTTACCCAAGGCCCGAAGAGTACCGGCCGCGAAGTGTTCAACCTGCCATGGCTGATGCAACACCTCGCGCACTTGCCCTCCTTTGCGGCCGAGGATGTGCAGGCAACGCTGCTTGAGCTGACCGCGCTGACCATCATTGAATCACTGCAAAGCGCTCAGCTGGATACCCAGGAACTATTGGTCTGCGGCGGCGGCGCGCATAACGCTGCGCTGATGAGCCGACTGTCCAGCCTGCTGCCAAACGCAAAAGTCAGCAGCACCGCCATTTACGGCGTAGACCCTGACTGGGTCGAAGCGATGGCCTTTGCCTGGTTGGCCCACTGCTGCCTCGAAGGCATCGCGGCCAATCGCCCTAGCGTCACTGGAGCCCGTGGATTACGCGTGCTCGGCGCCATCTACCCCGCATAA
- the erpA gene encoding iron-sulfur cluster insertion protein ErpA, which translates to MSVESFTPTALQFTHGAAHKVKSLVDEEGNDRLKLRVFVTGGGCSGFQYGFTFDEEVADDDTIVEREGVSLVVDPMSFQYLAGAEVDYQEGLEGSRFVIKNPNATTTCGCGSSFSI; encoded by the coding sequence ATGAGCGTCGAATCCTTCACCCCCACGGCTTTGCAATTCACCCACGGTGCCGCGCACAAGGTGAAGAGCCTGGTCGATGAAGAGGGGAATGATCGCTTGAAGCTGCGCGTATTCGTTACGGGCGGCGGTTGTTCAGGTTTTCAATACGGCTTCACCTTCGATGAAGAAGTGGCCGATGACGACACCATCGTCGAGCGCGAAGGTGTGAGTCTGGTTGTCGATCCGATGAGCTTCCAATACCTGGCGGGCGCCGAGGTGGATTACCAGGAAGGTCTGGAAGGCTCGCGTTTTGTCATCAAGAACCCTAACGCGACCACTACCTGTGGCTGTGGCTCTTCGTTCTCGATCTGA